The following proteins are co-located in the Roseovarius arcticus genome:
- the dnaN gene encoding DNA polymerase III subunit beta, translating into MKLSIERGTLLKAVAQAQSVVERRNTIPILANVLIEAEGNTVSFRATDLDIEVTDKATAQVERPGATTVSAVTLHEIVRKLPDGALVTLIDDSAAGRLTVEAGRSNFNLATLPKEDFPVMASSEYACNFSAKAPVLRRLFDKSKFAISTEETRYYLNGVYMHVSDAESGKVLRCVATDGHRLARIDADLPEGASDMPGVIVPRKTVGELRKLLEDDDMIIAVSVSETKIRFATPNLTLTSKVIDGTFPDYTRVIPQGNTRRMEVDAAEFAQAVDRVATVSSERSRAVKLSLDEDRLILSVNAPDSGAAEEELAVAYGDEKLEIGFNAKYLLEIASQVDRENAVFLFNSAGDPTLMREGNDLSAVYVVMPMRV; encoded by the coding sequence ATGAAGCTCAGCATCGAACGCGGAACACTGCTCAAGGCCGTTGCCCAGGCGCAATCGGTTGTGGAGCGGCGCAATACGATCCCGATCCTCGCCAACGTACTGATCGAGGCCGAGGGAAATACTGTTAGCTTTCGCGCCACCGATCTGGATATTGAGGTCACCGACAAGGCCACTGCGCAGGTCGAGCGTCCCGGCGCGACGACTGTATCGGCCGTCACTTTGCACGAAATCGTGCGTAAGTTGCCCGATGGCGCGCTGGTCACGCTGATTGATGACAGCGCCGCGGGCCGCCTGACGGTCGAGGCTGGCCGCTCTAACTTTAACCTCGCCACGCTGCCGAAAGAGGATTTCCCGGTGATGGCGTCGTCCGAGTACGCCTGCAATTTCTCGGCCAAGGCGCCGGTGCTGCGGCGGCTGTTCGACAAGTCGAAGTTCGCCATATCTACCGAGGAAACGCGCTACTATTTGAACGGCGTCTATATGCACGTCTCGGATGCTGAGAGCGGCAAAGTGCTGCGCTGCGTTGCGACAGACGGTCACCGTCTTGCCCGCATTGACGCAGATCTGCCTGAGGGCGCATCGGACATGCCGGGCGTGATCGTGCCGCGCAAAACGGTGGGCGAGTTGCGCAAGCTGCTGGAAGACGACGATATGATAATCGCCGTGTCGGTTAGCGAGACCAAGATCCGTTTTGCCACGCCTAATCTGACACTGACATCCAAGGTAATCGACGGCACGTTCCCCGATTACACCCGCGTCATCCCGCAGGGCAACACCCGCAGGATGGAAGTGGACGCCGCCGAATTCGCGCAGGCCGTCGACCGTGTGGCGACTGTGAGTTCCGAACGCTCGCGCGCGGTCAAGCTGTCGCTGGACGAGGATCGCCTGATCCTGTCAGTTAATGCGCCCGATAGCGGCGCCGCCGAGGAGGAGCTCGCCGTTGCTTACGGCGATGAAAAGCTGGAGATTGGCTTTAACGCCAAATACCTGCTGGAAATTGCCTCTCAGGTTGATCGCGAAAACGCGGTTTTCCTGTTTAACTCGGCCGGCGACCCCACGTTAATGCGAGAAGGCAATGACCTGAGCGCCGTTTATGTCGTTATGCCGATGCGCGTGTGA
- a CDS encoding MerR family transcriptional regulator, translated as MKIGDLAKRTGLSAHTIRYYERIGLLPRADRDFSGRRDYDVSILVWVEFLGRLKTTGMTIREMLRYANLRAKGADTAPERRALLEAHREKVRAHVAELEACLIVLDTKIGSYAEAKQRIQNHDAE; from the coding sequence ATGAAAATCGGAGATCTTGCAAAACGCACAGGATTGTCTGCGCATACGATCCGCTATTACGAGCGGATAGGACTGCTTCCCCGTGCCGACCGCGATTTTTCCGGCCGACGTGACTATGACGTCTCAATTCTGGTTTGGGTTGAGTTTTTGGGTCGACTGAAAACCACGGGGATGACGATCCGCGAGATGCTGCGCTACGCGAATTTGCGGGCAAAAGGTGCGGATACAGCACCAGAACGTCGCGCATTGCTTGAGGCGCACCGCGAGAAGGTTCGCGCGCACGTCGCGGAACTGGAGGCCTGTCTCATTGTCCTCGACACCAAAATAGGCAGTTATGCCGAAGCAAAACAGAGGATACAGAACCATGACGCAGAATGA
- a CDS encoding GNAT family N-acetyltransferase, which produces MFHETARIQPGIRRLWKSDQPQLIDHFQRLDDETRRLRFGGMVSDGFVSEYAEQVLSTDAVIFGSFPDDELRGVAELRGLINSWPRNAEVALLVEPAWQDVGIGEALLSRLIAAAQNRGVKTLHMLCLRENMSMRSLAKKHSAHLEIDVGNVEATLAPSWPTPMSVFEEMFGDTRSYLDTLFHQPK; this is translated from the coding sequence GTGTTTCACGAAACTGCACGTATCCAGCCGGGAATCAGGCGACTGTGGAAGTCTGATCAGCCACAGTTGATCGACCATTTTCAAAGGCTCGACGACGAAACACGTCGCCTTAGGTTTGGCGGCATGGTGAGCGATGGGTTTGTCAGCGAATATGCCGAGCAGGTCCTGTCGACTGACGCGGTGATTTTCGGCTCTTTTCCTGATGATGAGCTGCGCGGTGTCGCAGAGTTGCGTGGCCTCATCAATAGTTGGCCTCGAAACGCCGAAGTTGCGCTACTTGTTGAACCCGCATGGCAGGACGTGGGCATCGGCGAGGCCCTGCTCAGCCGCCTGATCGCTGCCGCGCAGAATCGCGGGGTTAAAACGCTTCATATGCTCTGCCTGCGCGAAAATATGAGTATGCGGAGCTTGGCGAAAAAGCATAGTGCACATCTGGAGATCGACGTCGGCAACGTCGAGGCCACGCTTGCCCCTTCTTGGCCAACACCAATGTCAGTCTTCGAGGAGATGTTCGGCGACACACGCAGCTATCTGGACACGCTCTTTCATCAACCCAAATGA
- a CDS encoding OpgC family protein codes for MSGLVSPTSLPGSPRDPRLDFFRGLALVMIFINHVPGNPLEIFTNRNFGFSDAAEGFVFMSGMAAGLAYPAAFAHLPLWRAVAKCWGRAWTLYAVHLVISIICLAIMMGAAYWFGAEKMWQVNNVGPWMKAPVQATIGIATLGHQFGYLNILPMYAALLLMTPVMILVAQRHIWIMLGGSFLLWIITGETRLNMPAFPNSGGWFFNPFAWQFLFAIGLATGMRLKSGQRLLPNVAWAKWASLAALVFVLAWMKIDIVQSTGRAGLSFLRDHGFPFYITDFDKTFLAAPRLLHILLLVYFLSTQSWVIRLSASRWVWPIDLMGRFGLACFAVGTVLSILGQSIKAALIYDPWIFDMGYVFLGLALQMGFARIKWQLAQKPV; via the coding sequence ATGTCTGGACTTGTGTCGCCAACCAGCCTTCCGGGCTCTCCTCGCGATCCGCGCCTCGATTTCTTTCGTGGCCTCGCGCTTGTGATGATTTTCATCAACCATGTTCCCGGCAATCCCCTTGAGATATTCACCAACCGCAATTTTGGCTTCTCCGACGCCGCCGAAGGCTTCGTCTTTATGTCTGGCATGGCGGCGGGGCTGGCATATCCAGCAGCCTTTGCCCACTTGCCGCTTTGGCGCGCTGTGGCCAAATGCTGGGGGCGGGCATGGACGCTTTACGCCGTGCATCTGGTGATCTCGATCATCTGTCTGGCGATAATGATGGGTGCGGCCTATTGGTTTGGCGCCGAAAAAATGTGGCAGGTCAACAATGTCGGCCCGTGGATGAAAGCCCCCGTTCAGGCCACCATCGGTATCGCGACTTTGGGGCACCAGTTTGGCTATCTTAACATCCTGCCAATGTATGCGGCGCTCTTGCTAATGACACCGGTGATGATCTTGGTCGCGCAACGCCACATCTGGATCATGCTCGGTGGCTCGTTCTTATTGTGGATCATCACTGGCGAGACGAGGCTGAATATGCCCGCGTTTCCCAACTCGGGGGGCTGGTTCTTCAATCCATTCGCATGGCAGTTTCTCTTTGCCATAGGGCTGGCCACAGGGATGCGGCTGAAATCCGGTCAACGGCTTTTGCCTAATGTGGCTTGGGCCAAATGGGCGTCTTTGGCAGCTTTGGTCTTTGTTTTGGCTTGGATGAAAATCGACATAGTCCAAAGCACCGGACGCGCTGGCCTATCGTTTTTAAGAGATCATGGTTTCCCGTTCTACATCACTGATTTTGACAAAACTTTCCTCGCTGCACCGCGTTTGTTGCACATTTTGCTTTTGGTGTATTTCCTGTCCACTCAAAGCTGGGTGATACGCCTGTCCGCCAGTCGCTGGGTCTGGCCCATTGATTTGATGGGGCGGTTTGGGCTTGCCTGCTTCGCGGTGGGGACCGTGTTGTCGATCCTTGGCCAGTCAATCAAAGCCGCTTTGATCTATGATCCTTGGATCTTTGACATGGGCTACGTCTTCCTAGGCCTTGCACTTCAAATGGGGTTTGCCCGCATTAAATGGCAACTGGCGCAAAAGCCCGTTTGA
- a CDS encoding glucan biosynthesis protein encodes MSLKPRSPEQSLCRLNRRTLLSALTGSVAAVAFARSAIAQDIAEPVSETKIAPTAPDAPTPEAPAPQPFSFEWLDARMSQTAQTEYVAPVDAPEVIADLDYDDYRKIQFDPKRARWDEGGVLFRLHAFHPGWLYKQTVAIHEVVDGVQTPMAFSTDDFIYFDDLLPRVPQHAELPGVAGFRLNTPLNRADKFDELISFVGASYFRALSRDSSYGLSARGLAINTGLAGEEEFPRFSEFWLERPNAGQEEVVLYAALDSPSCTGAYRFVIRPGAETTIDVTAKLHFRSDVEQLGVAALTSMFLFDEKNSNIFDDYRPQVHDSNALMVMRTDGDVLWRPLNNPPRLASTYLNEPNLKSFGLIQRDRDFDDYQDAGAQYQDRPSVLVEPQGDWGAGAIRLVEIPSDLEGNDNIVSFWVPSEKPRAGESREYAYRLRWGALGTDRDGDRAWIVNTLAGKGGTSGVSGATASLRKFVIDFDGGLMAGLSDDAKMEPVVTLSQGKIQHVALSKIRNTTKWRLVIDVDGQNESVVELVAHVAGFGRKLTETWIYQWLRE; translated from the coding sequence ATGTCTTTAAAGCCACGGTCTCCTGAACAGAGCCTGTGCCGTCTTAACCGCCGCACTCTTCTCTCTGCTCTCACCGGCTCTGTGGCCGCTGTCGCTTTCGCGCGCAGCGCCATAGCTCAGGATATTGCGGAGCCTGTTTCAGAGACAAAAATAGCCCCTACGGCGCCCGACGCTCCGACGCCTGAAGCTCCCGCGCCTCAGCCGTTCTCGTTCGAGTGGCTGGATGCACGCATGAGCCAAACCGCGCAGACTGAGTACGTTGCACCTGTTGACGCGCCCGAAGTGATCGCGGACCTCGACTACGACGACTACCGTAAAATTCAGTTTGATCCGAAACGCGCCCGCTGGGATGAAGGCGGCGTATTATTCCGGCTGCATGCGTTTCATCCGGGCTGGCTCTATAAACAAACGGTGGCGATCCACGAGGTCGTGGACGGGGTTCAGACCCCAATGGCCTTTTCCACCGATGATTTCATCTATTTCGACGACCTTTTACCTCGCGTGCCTCAGCACGCCGAATTGCCCGGCGTGGCAGGGTTTCGTCTGAACACGCCGCTTAACCGCGCCGATAAATTTGATGAATTGATCTCCTTTGTCGGAGCCTCCTATTTCCGCGCGTTGAGCCGTGACAGCAGCTATGGCCTTTCGGCGCGCGGCCTTGCGATAAATACAGGTCTTGCCGGCGAAGAAGAATTCCCACGCTTTTCCGAATTCTGGCTGGAGCGCCCGAACGCAGGTCAAGAAGAAGTTGTATTATATGCCGCTCTCGACAGCCCGTCTTGCACTGGGGCCTACCGCTTTGTTATCCGCCCCGGCGCTGAGACGACCATCGACGTCACCGCCAAACTGCACTTCCGCAGTGATGTGGAACAATTGGGCGTGGCGGCGCTGACCTCAATGTTCCTGTTCGATGAGAAAAACAGCAATATCTTCGATGATTATCGCCCTCAGGTCCATGACAGCAACGCGCTGATGGTCATGCGCACAGACGGGGATGTGTTGTGGCGCCCGCTCAACAACCCGCCGCGCCTGGCCAGTACCTATCTCAATGAACCCAATCTGAAATCTTTTGGGCTGATCCAGCGGGATCGCGACTTTGACGACTACCAAGACGCAGGCGCGCAGTATCAAGACCGTCCATCCGTTCTAGTCGAACCTCAGGGAGACTGGGGCGCTGGGGCGATCCGATTGGTCGAAATTCCCTCTGATCTCGAAGGCAACGATAACATTGTCAGCTTTTGGGTGCCCTCGGAAAAACCGCGAGCAGGGGAAAGCCGTGAGTACGCCTATCGTTTGCGTTGGGGCGCGCTTGGAACTGACCGCGACGGCGACCGCGCGTGGATTGTCAACACGTTAGCCGGCAAAGGCGGCACGTCAGGTGTGTCGGGAGCCACAGCCTCGTTGCGCAAATTTGTCATCGACTTTGATGGCGGATTGATGGCGGGACTTTCGGACGACGCAAAGATGGAGCCTGTTGTCACTCTGTCGCAGGGAAAAATTCAGCACGTCGCCTTGTCTAAGATCAGAAACACCACCAAGTGGCGTCTTGTGATTGATGTGGACGGACAAAATGAAAGCGTCGTGGAACTTGTGGCCCATGTCGCGGGTTTTGGTCGAAAACTGACCGAAACATGGATTTATCAATGGCTACGCGAATGA
- the gyrB gene encoding DNA topoisomerase (ATP-hydrolyzing) subunit B gives MSEAVTAPEEYGADSIKVLKGLDAVRKRPGMYIGDTDDGSGLHHMVYEVVDNGIDEALAGHADRVTVTIHDDSSVSVSDNGRGVPVAIHEEEGVSAAEVIMTQLHAGGKFDQNSYKVSGGLHGVGVSVVNALSDWLELRVWRNDKEHIARFERGDTVKHLEVVGPANGRKGTEVRFLASTDTFSNLEYVFETLEKRLRELAFLNSGVRILLRDERPTEPLESELFYDGGVKEFVKYLDRHKIAMLPEPIFITGERDDIGVEVAMWWNDSYHETVLPFTNNIPQRDGGAHLAGFRGALTRTINNYAQSSGIAKKEKINFTGDDAREGLTCVLSVKVPDPKFSSQTKDKLVSSEVRPAVENLVSEKLAEWFEENPAQAKIITSKIVEAAFAREAARKARDLTRRKSAMDVNFLAGKLKDCSEKDPTKTEVFLVEGDSAGGSAQTGRDRGTQAILPLKGKILNVERARFDRMLGSQEIGNLVMALGTGIGRDEFNLSKLRYHKIVIMTDADVDGAHIRTLLLTFFYRQMPQLIENGHLYIAQPPLYKVSRGKSEVYLKDEAAMQDYLIEQGVDGVTLRQGNGEDIAGADLTRVVDTARQLRRVLEAFPTHYPRHILEQAAIAGAFTPGAVEADLPGVAAKVADRLNLIALEYERGWTGRITQDHGIRLARILRGVEEVRTLDGPALRGGEAKRTGSFTKALQEVYDLPATLMRKDRTQMIYGPMDLLDAILTEGEKGLSLQRYKGLGEMNPDQLWETTLDPDARTLLQVKVDDVAEADDLFTKLMGDVVEPRREFIQQNALNVENLDF, from the coding sequence ATGTCCGAGGCTGTGACCGCGCCCGAAGAATACGGCGCCGATTCTATCAAGGTTCTCAAGGGTTTGGATGCCGTGCGCAAGCGCCCCGGCATGTATATCGGTGACACCGACGACGGGTCGGGCTTGCATCATATGGTGTATGAGGTCGTCGACAACGGCATCGACGAGGCGCTGGCAGGCCACGCCGACCGCGTGACCGTTACTATCCACGACGACAGCTCAGTTTCGGTTAGCGACAATGGGCGCGGCGTGCCCGTCGCGATCCATGAAGAAGAGGGCGTCTCGGCCGCTGAGGTCATCATGACCCAGTTGCATGCGGGCGGCAAATTCGACCAGAACTCTTACAAGGTGTCGGGCGGTCTGCATGGCGTTGGCGTCTCAGTGGTCAATGCGCTCAGCGATTGGCTGGAACTGCGCGTCTGGCGAAATGACAAAGAGCACATCGCGCGCTTTGAGCGCGGCGATACGGTGAAGCATCTTGAGGTCGTCGGGCCGGCGAATGGCCGCAAGGGCACCGAGGTTCGCTTTCTTGCGTCAACCGACACATTTTCGAACCTTGAGTATGTTTTCGAAACGCTGGAGAAACGCCTGCGCGAATTGGCGTTTTTGAATTCTGGCGTGCGCATCCTGCTACGGGATGAGCGTCCAACAGAGCCACTAGAATCGGAGCTGTTCTACGACGGCGGCGTCAAGGAATTCGTCAAATATTTGGATCGCCACAAGATAGCGATGCTGCCTGAACCAATTTTCATCACCGGCGAGCGTGACGACATCGGCGTCGAGGTCGCGATGTGGTGGAACGACAGCTATCACGAAACGGTGCTGCCTTTTACCAACAACATCCCGCAGCGGGACGGCGGCGCGCACTTGGCAGGTTTCCGGGGCGCGCTGACGCGGACGATTAACAACTACGCGCAGTCCAGCGGCATCGCCAAGAAGGAAAAGATTAACTTTACCGGTGACGACGCGCGCGAGGGTTTGACGTGCGTTTTGTCGGTCAAAGTGCCCGATCCGAAATTTTCTAGCCAGACCAAGGACAAGCTGGTCTCCTCCGAGGTGCGCCCTGCGGTTGAAAACCTCGTGTCTGAGAAGCTGGCAGAATGGTTCGAAGAGAACCCGGCTCAGGCCAAGATTATTACCTCCAAGATTGTAGAGGCCGCTTTTGCCCGAGAGGCGGCGCGCAAGGCGCGGGATTTGACGCGGCGAAAATCGGCGATGGATGTGAATTTCCTTGCTGGCAAGCTTAAGGATTGCTCGGAAAAAGACCCGACCAAGACCGAGGTTTTCCTGGTCGAGGGTGACAGCGCCGGTGGCAGCGCTCAGACAGGCCGCGATCGTGGCACGCAGGCGATTCTGCCGCTCAAGGGCAAGATCCTGAACGTTGAGCGCGCGCGGTTTGATCGGATGCTGGGTAGCCAGGAAATCGGCAATCTGGTGATGGCCCTGGGCACAGGCATCGGCCGCGATGAATTCAACCTCAGCAAGCTGCGCTACCATAAGATTGTCATCATGACGGACGCCGACGTCGACGGCGCGCATATTCGCACACTGCTGCTGACCTTTTTCTACCGCCAGATGCCACAACTAATCGAAAACGGTCATCTCTATATCGCGCAGCCGCCCCTATATAAGGTATCACGTGGCAAGTCCGAAGTGTATCTCAAGGACGAGGCCGCGATGCAGGATTACCTGATCGAGCAGGGCGTTGACGGCGTCACTCTGCGGCAGGGCAACGGCGAGGATATCGCCGGCGCCGATTTGACCCGCGTGGTCGATACCGCCCGCCAGTTGCGCCGCGTGCTTGAGGCGTTTCCGACCCATTATCCGCGCCACATTTTGGAACAGGCCGCTATTGCGGGTGCGTTTACTCCGGGCGCGGTCGAGGCCGACCTGCCCGGCGTGGCCGCTAAGGTCGCCGACCGTCTGAACCTTATCGCGCTGGAATACGAACGTGGCTGGACGGGCCGGATTACCCAAGATCACGGCATCCGCTTGGCCCGCATTTTACGCGGCGTCGAAGAGGTACGCACGCTGGACGGCCCCGCTCTGCGCGGCGGCGAGGCGAAGCGCACAGGCTCGTTCACCAAAGCCCTGCAGGAGGTCTACGACCTTCCCGCAACGTTGATGCGCAAGGACCGTACTCAGATGATTTATGGTCCGATGGACCTTCTTGATGCCATCTTGACCGAGGGCGAAAAGGGTCTGTCGCTGCAGCGTTACAAGGGTCTGGGAGAGATGAACCCAGATCAACTGTGGGAAACAACGCTGGACCCTGACGCGCGCACTTTACTGCAAGTGAAGGTTGATGACGTGGCCGAGGCGGACGATCTATTTACCAAGCTGATGGGCGATGTCGTCGAGCCGCGCCGCGAATTTATCCAGCAAAACGCACTTAATGTAGAAAATTTGGATTTCTGA
- the mdoH gene encoding glucans biosynthesis glucosyltransferase MdoH: MTRKTSFGRVLSARAFALVTSVGLGAGAAALFLQFGAADGYQMVDGVRAALVFITTFWLAWGAVQSVEGLISSRKPAPPLTTPITARTAILMPVYNEDPGAVFARVAAMDNAIARLELTEYFDFAILSDTQSDRLGAEEERWFVRLWDDRHQAARQAVGEAPRFFYRRRRRNTGRKAGNIQDFFETSGANYDFALILDADSFMEGATIAEMVRRMQADPTLGLLQTLPRITGAQSRFGRAMQFAAGFYSPIFARGQAAMQGVTGPFWGHNALVRVRAFAESCALPELSGPPPFGGHILSHDYVEAALLARAGWSVRVDPDLGGSYEEGPENMIDFAKRDRRWCQGNLQHIRVISAPGLKAWSRFVFFQGILSYIAPLFWMMFLASSLYAAATAPEPDFFPDPFQLFPVFPSDQTSKAVSVAVGVFGLLVFPKVLILLDAAARGRVSHFGGTVIALRGMIRELVMSSINAPIMLMWQTRAVLQVLRGHDGGWPAQSRGDGRLTLPDAFAAGWWIQLWGIAVIFLTYNFAANLMLWVLPIGAPLVLAPLVIWLTSQPSKPPVFLTPEEIALPRVIADYRRIMHKWAQTTAEPIAPAVGISA, from the coding sequence ATGACCCGCAAAACGTCCTTTGGCCGCGTGCTATCGGCGCGGGCGTTTGCATTGGTGACAAGCGTCGGCCTTGGGGCTGGTGCAGCAGCGCTATTTTTGCAGTTTGGCGCAGCCGACGGCTATCAGATGGTTGACGGCGTGCGCGCAGCTTTGGTGTTCATCACCACGTTTTGGCTTGCATGGGGTGCAGTGCAGTCGGTCGAGGGGCTGATTTCATCACGCAAGCCCGCCCCCCCGCTTACGACGCCCATTACCGCTCGCACCGCAATTTTAATGCCCGTCTACAACGAAGATCCCGGTGCGGTGTTTGCCCGCGTGGCGGCGATGGATAACGCCATAGCGCGGCTGGAACTGACGGAATATTTTGATTTCGCCATCCTGTCTGACACGCAAAGCGACCGATTGGGCGCTGAGGAAGAGCGTTGGTTCGTCCGCCTGTGGGACGATCGTCACCAAGCTGCACGCCAAGCGGTAGGTGAAGCGCCAAGGTTCTTCTACCGTCGTCGCCGTCGCAACACAGGGCGCAAGGCGGGCAATATCCAGGATTTCTTTGAAACCTCTGGCGCAAATTATGACTTCGCTTTGATTCTGGACGCGGACAGCTTTATGGAAGGAGCCACCATAGCCGAGATGGTGCGCCGGATGCAGGCCGATCCAACTTTGGGCCTGTTGCAAACTTTGCCACGCATCACAGGGGCGCAGTCGCGATTCGGCCGCGCCATGCAGTTCGCCGCTGGGTTCTATTCACCTATTTTCGCTCGCGGTCAGGCCGCGATGCAGGGTGTCACAGGCCCGTTTTGGGGCCACAACGCTCTGGTCCGGGTGCGTGCCTTTGCCGAGAGTTGTGCGCTGCCAGAGCTTTCCGGACCGCCTCCCTTTGGCGGCCATATCCTCAGCCACGATTACGTCGAAGCCGCGCTTTTGGCGCGTGCAGGTTGGTCTGTGCGCGTCGATCCCGATCTCGGTGGCTCCTATGAGGAAGGCCCGGAGAACATGATCGACTTTGCCAAACGCGACCGACGGTGGTGTCAGGGGAACCTGCAACATATCAGGGTTATCTCGGCGCCGGGCCTCAAAGCGTGGTCAAGGTTTGTGTTTTTCCAAGGCATCCTGAGCTATATCGCACCGCTGTTTTGGATGATGTTTCTGGCCTCCAGCCTCTACGCGGCGGCGACCGCTCCCGAACCGGATTTCTTTCCCGACCCATTCCAGCTGTTCCCGGTCTTTCCCTCCGATCAGACCTCAAAGGCAGTCAGCGTAGCGGTCGGTGTGTTTGGCCTCTTGGTCTTTCCAAAGGTGCTCATCTTGTTGGACGCGGCGGCGCGGGGCCGGGTTTCGCATTTTGGCGGCACCGTGATCGCCCTGCGCGGCATGATCCGCGAATTAGTAATGTCATCGATTAACGCGCCGATCATGCTGATGTGGCAAACGCGGGCGGTGCTTCAGGTTTTGAGGGGGCACGACGGCGGCTGGCCCGCTCAATCTCGGGGTGATGGGCGGCTCACACTGCCAGATGCCTTCGCCGCTGGCTGGTGGATCCAGCTTTGGGGGATCGCGGTGATCTTTCTCACCTACAACTTCGCTGCCAATCTCATGCTATGGGTCTTGCCGATTGGGGCGCCTCTGGTCTTGGCCCCGCTGGTGATATGGCTCACCTCACAGCCCTCTAAACCGCCTGTTTTTCTGACCCCGGAAGAAATCGCCCTACCGCGGGTTATCGCAGATTACCGCCGGATCATGCACAAGTGGGCCCAAACCACAGCGGAACCCATCGCCCCTGCCGTAGGAATTTCCGCCTGA
- a CDS encoding carboxymuconolactone decarboxylase family protein, translating into MTQNDLQSSETRLERGQRALAAIDGEGGQRVIDALAGIAPDFATYLLEFPFGDIYSRPGLSLRDREIATIAALAAMGTAQPQLKVHIEAGLNVGLSQEEITEILMQMAVYAGFPAALNGLFAAKEVFADSHQSDG; encoded by the coding sequence ATGACGCAGAATGATTTGCAGAGTAGCGAAACACGGTTAGAGCGCGGGCAGCGCGCACTTGCGGCGATCGACGGCGAGGGCGGCCAGAGGGTGATTGACGCGCTTGCGGGGATAGCGCCTGACTTCGCAACCTACCTTCTTGAGTTCCCGTTTGGCGATATCTACTCCCGGCCCGGCCTATCGCTGCGCGACCGCGAGATTGCTACTATTGCAGCGCTTGCGGCGATGGGGACAGCGCAACCGCAGCTCAAGGTGCATATCGAGGCAGGCTTGAATGTCGGACTTTCGCAGGAAGAAATCACTGAGATTTTGATGCAAATGGCGGTCTACGCTGGTTTCCCAGCAGCATTGAATGGGCTGTTTGCAGCAAAGGAAGTGTTCGCTGATAGTCATCAATCGGACGGTTGA
- the recF gene encoding DNA replication/repair protein RecF (All proteins in this family for which functions are known are DNA-binding proteins that assist the filamentation of RecA onto DNA for the initiation of recombination or recombinational repair.), whose translation MTELYLSSLGLSHFRSYKSGRLDLDARPIAIHGPNGAGKTNLIEAVSLFSPGRGLRGASAQDMVRRPEALGWKLSGILHSLDITREVVIWAEGGGARQVRIDDKAAPQLALGRIARVLWLVPSMDRLWIEGAEGRRRFLDRVTMSFLPSHAEAVLDFDKAMRERNRLLKDQVRDAHWYQALEAQMARSGAQIDAGRRAALVELHRAQGEAETAFPVAELELTATDGEMPGSEDDYRAALAESRFRDLMAGRTLVGPHRADLYGVYAAKGVPARDCSTGEQKALLVSLILANARALAKSFGAPPILLLDEVAAHLDAGRRAALYDEVCALGAQAWMTGTGAELFAELGARAQHIEVTDEAGISRVTPL comes from the coding sequence ATGACGGAGCTTTACCTGTCATCGCTCGGCCTTTCGCATTTCCGCTCGTACAAGTCGGGGCGGCTTGACTTGGATGCGCGCCCGATTGCGATCCATGGACCTAACGGCGCGGGCAAAACTAACCTGATTGAGGCGGTATCGCTCTTTTCGCCCGGGCGCGGGCTGCGCGGGGCGTCGGCGCAGGATATGGTGCGACGCCCTGAGGCGCTGGGATGGAAGCTGTCGGGCATCTTGCACTCGCTGGACATTACCCGCGAAGTGGTGATCTGGGCCGAAGGCGGCGGGGCGCGGCAGGTGCGCATCGACGACAAGGCAGCGCCGCAACTTGCGCTGGGACGTATCGCGCGTGTGCTGTGGCTGGTGCCGTCAATGGACCGCCTGTGGATAGAAGGGGCAGAGGGGCGGCGACGGTTTTTGGACCGCGTCACGATGAGCTTCCTTCCGTCACATGCCGAGGCGGTGCTGGATTTTGATAAGGCCATGCGCGAGCGCAACCGCCTGCTAAAGGATCAGGTGCGAGATGCCCATTGGTATCAGGCGCTCGAAGCGCAAATGGCCCGCAGCGGCGCCCAGATTGATGCAGGTCGGCGCGCCGCGCTGGTGGAATTGCACCGCGCGCAGGGCGAGGCAGAAACTGCCTTTCCTGTGGCCGAGCTGGAGTTGACAGCAACGGACGGCGAGATGCCCGGCAGTGAAGATGATTACCGCGCCGCACTGGCCGAGAGTCGGTTTCGCGATTTGATGGCTGGGCGCACTTTGGTCGGGCCACACCGGGCGGATCTCTATGGCGTCTATGCCGCCAAAGGTGTTCCTGCGCGCGATTGCTCGACCGGCGAGCAGAAGGCGCTGCTTGTTTCGCTGATTCTGGCCAATGCGCGCGCTCTGGCAAAGTCCTTTGGCGCGCCGCCCATCCTGCTATTAGACGAGGTCGCCGCGCACCTGGATGCAGGGCGCCGCGCCGCGCTGTATGACGAGGTCTGCGCTCTTGGCGCTCAGGCGTGGATGACCGGCACAGGAGCGGAACTGTTTGCAGAACTTGGCGCGCGCGCCCAGCATATCGAAGTGACGGACGAGGCTGGGATCTCGCGCGTCACGCCGCTGTAG